The proteins below come from a single Marinobacter bohaiensis genomic window:
- a CDS encoding SDR family NAD(P)-dependent oxidoreductase: MAEFAHYPSLRERTVLVIGGATGIGAALVDAFAGQGARVGFLDIDESAGRALSECLANSATPPLFVPCDIRDIDALRGAIARVTDAFGPVRVLINNAARDDRHKLEDLSPEDWDQGMAVNLRPHFFSSQAVREAMRDAGGGSIINMSSNSYLLGLDGYPGYVTAKAGIVGLTKGLARELGPENIRVNALLPGWVMTDRQIDLWLTDEAEQELMQQQALKRKIDPADVARLALFLAADDSALITGQSHIIDGGRL, from the coding sequence ATGGCCGAGTTCGCCCACTACCCCAGCCTGCGTGAGCGCACGGTGCTGGTCATCGGCGGCGCCACCGGCATCGGCGCCGCACTGGTGGACGCCTTCGCCGGCCAGGGTGCCCGCGTCGGCTTCCTCGACATCGACGAGAGCGCCGGGCGGGCCCTGAGCGAGTGCCTGGCCAACAGCGCCACGCCGCCGCTGTTCGTGCCCTGTGACATCCGCGACATCGACGCCCTGCGTGGCGCCATCGCCCGGGTCACCGACGCCTTTGGCCCGGTACGCGTGCTGATCAACAACGCCGCCCGGGACGACCGCCACAAGCTGGAAGACCTGTCCCCGGAGGACTGGGACCAGGGCATGGCGGTCAACCTGCGCCCGCACTTCTTCTCCAGCCAGGCGGTGCGCGAGGCCATGCGCGACGCCGGCGGCGGCAGCATCATCAACATGAGTTCCAACAGCTACCTGCTGGGGCTGGACGGCTACCCCGGCTACGTCACCGCGAAAGCCGGCATCGTCGGTTTGACCAAAGGCCTGGCGCGGGAACTGGGGCCGGAGAACATCCGCGTCAACGCCCTGCTGCCCGGCTGGGTCATGACCGACCGCCAGATCGACCTGTGGCTGACCGACGAGGCCGAGCAGGAGCTGATGCAGCAGCAGGCCCTCAAGCGCAAGATCGACCCGGCGGACGTGGCGCGACTGGCGCTGTTCCTGGCCGCCGACGACAGCGCACTGATCACCGGCCAGAGCCACATCATCGACGGAGGGCGGTTATGA
- a CDS encoding solute:sodium symporter family transporter, with protein MHALTLISFLFFTGLVALITWVVTRRDDHASTRGYFLAGRSLTFPLIAGSLLMTNLSTEQMVGLNGAAFTDGLSVMAWEVVAVVALVLLALFFLPRFLRSGIATVPQLLRIRFDEGTQLICNIIFLLAYAVILLPIILYSGAVGLQGMLDLQGLTGIQSDTVLLWGTVWIVGIIGSVYALFGGLRTVAVSDTLNGVGLLIGGFVIVYFGLQAVSDGSGILAGWDILKEANPDKLNSIGGAEQQVPFATLFTGVLLINVFYWTTNQQIIQRTFAAKNLAEGQKGVLLTGLFKLLGPLYLVLPGIIAYHLYAGDDIRADEAYGHLVFNVLPPYLTGFFAAVMVGAILSSFNSALNSTTTLFSLDLYKGVINKNATEEQVVKVGKIFGWIMALAAMIIAPLLAGQESLFGYLQKMNAMYFIPILAVVLVGLLTKRVPAVAAKIALIGGCAVIGLVYFVPPFTGVLDVVHDFHFVALVFVALVAIMLLLGKLAPRATAWVHEDAGKVDLTPWKGAVPAGIVLVILVIAIYLAFAG; from the coding sequence ATGCACGCACTCACCCTAATATCGTTCCTGTTTTTTACAGGGTTGGTGGCCCTGATTACCTGGGTGGTCACCCGGCGTGACGACCACGCCAGCACCCGTGGTTACTTCCTGGCCGGTCGCAGCCTGACCTTCCCGCTGATCGCCGGCTCCCTGCTGATGACCAACCTGTCCACCGAGCAGATGGTGGGTCTCAACGGCGCCGCCTTCACCGATGGCCTCAGTGTGATGGCCTGGGAGGTCGTCGCCGTTGTGGCCCTGGTGCTGCTGGCGCTGTTCTTCCTGCCGCGCTTCCTGCGCAGCGGGATCGCCACTGTGCCGCAGCTGCTGCGCATTCGTTTCGACGAAGGCACCCAGCTGATCTGTAACATCATCTTCCTGCTGGCCTACGCGGTGATCCTGCTGCCGATCATCCTGTACTCCGGCGCGGTGGGGCTGCAGGGCATGCTCGACCTGCAGGGGCTGACCGGTATCCAGTCCGACACCGTGCTGCTGTGGGGCACTGTCTGGATTGTCGGCATCATCGGTTCCGTCTACGCCCTGTTCGGCGGTCTGCGCACGGTCGCCGTGTCCGACACCCTGAACGGTGTGGGTCTGCTGATCGGCGGTTTCGTGATCGTCTACTTCGGCCTGCAGGCGGTCAGTGACGGCTCCGGCATCCTGGCTGGCTGGGATATCCTCAAGGAAGCCAACCCGGACAAGCTGAACTCCATCGGTGGTGCCGAACAGCAGGTGCCGTTCGCCACGCTGTTCACCGGTGTGCTGCTGATCAACGTGTTCTACTGGACCACCAACCAGCAGATCATCCAGCGGACCTTCGCCGCCAAGAACCTGGCTGAGGGCCAGAAGGGCGTGCTGCTGACCGGTCTGTTCAAGCTGCTGGGCCCGCTGTACCTGGTGCTGCCGGGCATCATCGCCTACCACCTGTACGCCGGTGACGACATCCGCGCCGACGAAGCCTACGGCCACCTGGTGTTCAACGTGCTGCCGCCGTACCTGACCGGCTTCTTCGCCGCGGTCATGGTCGGTGCGATCCTGTCCTCCTTCAACTCGGCTCTGAACAGTACCACCACGCTGTTCAGTCTCGATCTGTACAAGGGTGTGATCAACAAGAACGCCACCGAGGAGCAGGTGGTCAAGGTCGGTAAGATCTTCGGTTGGATCATGGCCTTGGCGGCGATGATCATCGCGCCGCTGCTGGCGGGCCAGGAAAGCCTGTTCGGCTACCTGCAGAAGATGAACGCCATGTACTTCATCCCGATCCTGGCCGTGGTGCTGGTCGGCCTGCTGACCAAGCGCGTCCCGGCCGTAGCGGCCAAGATTGCCCTGATCGGCGGCTGTGCGGTGATCGGTCTGGTCTACTTCGTGCCGCCGTTCACCGGCGTGCTGGACGTGGTCCACGACTTCCACTTCGTCGCCCTGGTCTTCGTGGCGCTGGTAGCCATCATGCTCCTGCTCGGCAAGCTCGCCCCGCGCGCGACCGCCTGGGTGCACGAAGACGCCGGCAAGGTCGACCTGACCCCATGGAAAGGCGCCGTCCCGGCCGGCATCGTGCTGGTGATCCTGGTGATCGCGATCTATCTGGCGTTTGCCGGTTAA
- a CDS encoding IlvD/Edd family dehydratase, which yields MSNSKDRKLRSQQWYGKHDRDGFIHRSWMKSQGLPDHAFDGRPIIGICNTWSEITPCNAHLRDIAEHVKKGVWEAGGVPLEFPAMSLGETQMRPTAMLFRNLLSMDVEESIRANPLDGVVLLGGCDKTTPGQVMGAASVDLPTSVISSGPMLSGKYRGQDIGSGTDVWKFSEQVRAGSMSLPEFLNAEGCMSRSPGTCMTMGTASTMASLMEAMGMALPLNASIPAVDARRKVLAHLTGMRMVEMVHEDLTISKVLTREAFENAIKVNAAIGGSTNAVVHLLAIAGRLGIDLDLEDFDRLGREVPLLVNLMPSGKYLMEDFHYNGGLPVVLQRLADQLHLDAPSITGKHIGEALDQVECFNDDVIRPMDNPVRPAAGIAVLKGNLCPQGAIIKPSAASEGLLKHRGQAVVFETIEDFKARIDDPNLEVDENSILVLKGCGPKGYPGMPEVGNMPLPPKVLEKGVTDMVRLSDARMSGTAFGTVVLHISPEANEGGPLALVENGDWIEMDVEARKLHLDISDEELARRQQAWEAPESPHKRGYYRLYIDHVLQADEGADLDFLKGSSGHVVTRESH from the coding sequence GTGAGTAACAGCAAAGACCGCAAGCTGCGCAGCCAGCAGTGGTACGGCAAGCACGACCGCGACGGCTTTATCCACCGCAGCTGGATGAAGAGCCAGGGCCTGCCGGATCACGCCTTCGATGGCCGGCCAATCATCGGCATCTGCAACACCTGGTCGGAAATCACCCCGTGCAACGCCCACCTGCGCGACATCGCCGAGCACGTCAAGAAAGGCGTCTGGGAAGCCGGCGGCGTGCCGCTCGAGTTCCCGGCCATGTCCCTGGGCGAGACCCAGATGCGCCCCACCGCCATGCTGTTCCGCAACCTGCTGAGCATGGACGTGGAGGAATCCATCCGCGCCAACCCGCTGGACGGCGTGGTCCTGCTGGGCGGCTGTGACAAGACCACCCCGGGCCAGGTGATGGGCGCAGCCAGCGTCGACCTACCCACCAGCGTGATTTCCTCCGGCCCGATGCTGAGCGGCAAGTACCGCGGCCAGGACATCGGCTCCGGCACCGACGTGTGGAAGTTCAGCGAGCAGGTCCGCGCCGGCTCCATGAGCCTGCCGGAGTTCCTCAACGCCGAAGGCTGTATGTCGCGCAGCCCGGGCACCTGCATGACCATGGGGACCGCCTCCACCATGGCCTCGCTGATGGAAGCCATGGGCATGGCCCTGCCGCTGAACGCGTCCATCCCGGCCGTCGACGCGCGCCGCAAGGTGCTGGCGCATCTCACCGGCATGCGCATGGTGGAAATGGTCCACGAGGACCTGACCATCTCCAAAGTGCTGACCCGCGAAGCCTTCGAGAACGCCATCAAGGTGAACGCGGCCATCGGCGGCTCCACCAACGCCGTGGTGCACCTGCTGGCCATCGCCGGTCGCCTGGGCATCGACCTGGACCTGGAAGACTTCGACCGCCTGGGCCGCGAGGTGCCGCTGCTGGTCAACCTGATGCCGTCGGGTAAATACCTGATGGAAGACTTCCACTACAACGGCGGCCTGCCGGTCGTCCTGCAGCGCCTGGCCGACCAGCTGCACCTGGACGCCCCCAGCATCACCGGCAAGCACATCGGCGAGGCGCTGGACCAGGTGGAATGCTTCAACGACGACGTCATCCGCCCGATGGACAACCCGGTGCGCCCGGCCGCCGGCATCGCCGTGCTGAAAGGCAACCTGTGCCCGCAGGGCGCCATCATCAAACCGTCCGCCGCCAGCGAAGGCCTGCTCAAGCATCGCGGCCAGGCGGTGGTGTTCGAGACCATCGAAGACTTCAAGGCGCGCATCGACGACCCCAACCTTGAGGTGGATGAAAACTCCATCCTCGTGCTCAAGGGCTGCGGCCCGAAGGGTTACCCGGGCATGCCGGAAGTGGGCAACATGCCGCTGCCGCCCAAGGTGCTGGAGAAAGGCGTCACCGACATGGTGCGCCTGTCCGACGCCCGCATGAGCGGTACCGCGTTCGGCACCGTGGTGCTGCACATCTCGCCCGAAGCCAACGAAGGCGGCCCGCTGGCGCTGGTGGAGAACGGCGACTGGATCGAGATGGACGTGGAGGCGCGCAAGCTGCACCTGGACATCTCCGACGAGGAACTGGCCCGCCGTCAGCAGGCGTGGGAAGCGCCGGAATCGCCCCACAAGCGCGGCTACTACCGCCTCTACATCGATCACGTGCTGCAGGCCGACGAAGGCGCGGATCTGGACTTCCTCAAGGGCAGCAGCGGTCACGTGGTGACGCGGGAGTCCCACTGA
- a CDS encoding IclR family transcriptional regulator, translating to MSSIDKAIQVLEAVCDSPEPVRFTDLVARLQLPKSTAHRLLATLVDQGMVRYDTGDQRYSPGYRLLSLAQRTWEGLEIPRAARESMQRLLHEAAETVHLAVVDGHEIIYIDKLESPKTIRLYSAVGKRGPMYCTGVGKAILAFLPPEQQDEVIAHTEFVRHTVHTIADETALRQALADIRAHGCAFDMEEHEEGIRCVAAPIFNFRGDVVAGISITSVASRMPTNRLQDLQPLLLDVARTISRELGYLQPADHDWRTSEEAPR from the coding sequence ATGTCATCGATCGACAAGGCCATTCAGGTGCTGGAGGCTGTCTGCGACAGTCCGGAGCCAGTCCGGTTTACGGACCTGGTGGCGCGTCTGCAATTGCCCAAGTCCACCGCCCACCGCCTGCTGGCCACCCTGGTCGATCAGGGCATGGTGCGTTACGACACCGGCGATCAGCGTTATTCGCCCGGCTACCGTCTGCTGAGCCTGGCCCAGCGCACCTGGGAAGGCCTGGAAATTCCGCGCGCGGCCCGCGAATCCATGCAGCGCCTGCTGCACGAAGCGGCCGAGACCGTGCACCTGGCGGTGGTCGACGGTCACGAGATCATCTACATCGACAAGCTGGAGAGCCCCAAGACCATTCGCCTGTACTCGGCGGTGGGCAAGCGTGGGCCGATGTACTGCACCGGGGTGGGCAAGGCGATCCTGGCGTTCCTGCCGCCGGAGCAGCAGGACGAGGTGATCGCCCATACCGAGTTCGTCCGCCACACCGTCCACACCATTGCCGATGAGACCGCCCTGCGCCAGGCGCTGGCGGACATCCGCGCCCACGGCTGCGCCTTCGATATGGAAGAACACGAAGAAGGCATTCGCTGTGTGGCGGCCCCGATCTTCAACTTCCGCGGCGACGTGGTGGCGGGTATCAGCATCACCTCGGTCGCGTCGCGGATGCCCACCAACCGCCTGCAGGATCTCCAGCCCCTGTTGCTGGACGTGGCCCGCACCATCTCACGCGAGCTGGGTTACCTGCAGCCGGCGGATCACGATTGGCGTACCAGCGAGGAGGCACCGCGATGA
- a CDS encoding SMP-30/gluconolactonase/LRE family protein, giving the protein MTESAPNSQSLDFKPLLEDRFALGEGPHWDAERGELLWVDIVGRKAFAHVPASGETRHWSFDDTVSAIAPRGNGHYVVAAGRGVYDLDPQDGRLTAIAEPSEEPAENRTNESRVDPRGRFWMASMQQNIGPNGEHIPVRQSSGLLWCIDTDGSVRQVASGIGISNSLVWSPDETRMYFADTLKGVIWQYDWDADTGAASNRRVFADTEGYGNPDGSAMDEEGCLWSARWGAGCLIRYRPDGEIDRIVEVPARCPSSCVFGGPDRKTLYVTTAHAELDPSERGPCDGALLVAETDVVGQRCFTFNG; this is encoded by the coding sequence ATGACCGAGTCAGCACCGAATTCTCAATCGCTTGATTTTAAACCGCTTCTGGAAGACCGTTTCGCCCTCGGCGAGGGGCCGCACTGGGACGCCGAACGCGGCGAACTGCTTTGGGTCGACATCGTCGGGCGTAAGGCCTTTGCCCACGTGCCGGCCAGCGGCGAGACGCGACACTGGTCGTTCGACGACACCGTCAGCGCCATCGCGCCGCGCGGCAACGGGCACTACGTGGTGGCCGCCGGCCGCGGCGTCTACGACCTGGACCCGCAGGACGGCCGTCTCACCGCCATCGCCGAACCTTCCGAAGAACCCGCCGAAAACCGCACCAACGAATCCCGCGTCGATCCCCGAGGCCGTTTCTGGATGGCCAGCATGCAGCAGAACATCGGCCCCAACGGCGAGCATATTCCCGTGCGCCAGAGCAGTGGCCTGCTGTGGTGCATCGACACGGACGGCAGCGTGCGGCAGGTGGCATCCGGCATCGGCATCAGCAACAGCCTGGTGTGGAGCCCGGATGAGACCCGCATGTACTTCGCCGACACGCTCAAGGGTGTGATCTGGCAGTACGACTGGGACGCCGACACCGGCGCCGCCAGCAACCGCCGGGTGTTTGCCGACACCGAGGGTTACGGCAATCCGGACGGCTCGGCCATGGACGAGGAAGGTTGCCTGTGGAGCGCCCGCTGGGGTGCCGGCTGCCTGATCCGTTACCGGCCGGATGGCGAAATCGACCGCATCGTCGAAGTGCCGGCGCGCTGCCCCAGCAGCTGCGTCTTCGGCGGTCCGGATCGCAAGACGCTCTACGTCACCACCGCCCATGCGGAACTGGACCCGTCGGAACGCGGGCCGTGCGACGGCGCGCTGCTGGTGGCGGAGACCGATGTGGTCGGCCAGAGGTGCTTCACCTTCAACGGCTGA